One Methanolinea sp. DNA window includes the following coding sequences:
- a CDS encoding DUF3344 domain-containing protein, giving the protein MRGALVVLLVTLVLPCSAVYDFEGLPFRTVARGEVAGNVIVAGNYGLTAPPAECTVTLDSAPRWARIYCGVWGGTERYTGWARITVNGRTLEQIPLYGQDDRSEGVYCSGHGVYWIARDATALLRQGENTIGVATSRGEAGSKIDGRVFCVAVVAVVEADGGDATRYIVLEGNENLHGEGWSGTNPTRKDRVEIPLEGMPASGVRWANLSVILVATNRGQPDYVAFNGVDLGVPPPAGILPAGTRDIGNEQSMDACGGEGFSSRYVDVETFDVASLLREDNLLTFERGRDTDGDGTIMTSGAAPEGEDYIHPCLAVLAVGREGPVSPPSLAFSSLEVRNAYAGERAEITAEIWNAGGSPGGPVEVTFLVDGTRAGTARATLSPAGRADVAFPWDAAEGVHTIALEATAPGAAPAYAQKTVKVGTPADLAVSLGQPVRRENAAAARPTSPFPVTALAGGAAIGLWLCTRRGRPVPLLVAVATVAVLVPVPAAWAAPAGGSPLVEYILPVEIRNTGGSDSPPFSVTVTLDGERVAKWTVAGIPSGGTVREAITIHAVPGRHSLVVIADEEERVAERNRENNRIEGTYEFP; this is encoded by the coding sequence GTGCGGGGAGCACTCGTTGTTCTCCTCGTCACCCTCGTCCTCCCGTGTTCTGCAGTGTACGACTTCGAGGGACTTCCCTTCAGGACGGTAGCCCGGGGGGAGGTGGCAGGCAATGTGATCGTCGCGGGAAACTACGGATTGACCGCCCCTCCCGCGGAATGCACGGTCACACTCGACAGCGCCCCGAGGTGGGCGAGGATTTACTGCGGTGTCTGGGGTGGCACGGAGCGGTACACGGGATGGGCCCGGATCACCGTGAACGGCAGGACGCTGGAACAGATCCCCCTCTACGGGCAGGACGACCGGTCCGAGGGGGTGTACTGCAGCGGGCACGGCGTGTACTGGATCGCGCGGGACGCGACGGCACTCTTGAGACAGGGGGAGAACACGATCGGCGTCGCGACGAGCAGGGGTGAAGCAGGGAGCAAGATCGACGGCAGGGTCTTCTGCGTGGCGGTCGTCGCGGTGGTCGAAGCGGACGGCGGGGACGCGACACGGTACATTGTCCTCGAAGGGAACGAGAACCTCCACGGCGAGGGCTGGTCCGGCACGAACCCGACGCGGAAGGACAGGGTGGAGATCCCCCTGGAAGGGATGCCGGCTAGCGGGGTGCGGTGGGCAAACCTCTCGGTCATACTCGTCGCGACGAACCGCGGCCAGCCCGATTACGTTGCCTTCAACGGCGTGGACCTCGGCGTCCCTCCCCCCGCGGGAATCCTCCCTGCCGGAACCCGTGACATCGGGAACGAGCAGTCAATGGACGCGTGCGGGGGAGAGGGATTTTCGTCCCGGTACGTCGACGTGGAAACATTCGACGTGGCCAGCCTCCTGCGGGAGGACAACCTCCTCACCTTCGAGCGCGGGCGTGATACCGACGGGGACGGCACCATCATGACATCGGGTGCGGCGCCCGAGGGAGAGGATTACATCCACCCGTGCCTCGCGGTCCTCGCGGTGGGGAGGGAGGGACCAGTGTCACCGCCGTCACTCGCGTTCAGCTCGCTCGAGGTGAGGAATGCGTACGCGGGGGAGAGGGCGGAGATAACGGCAGAGATATGGAACGCCGGCGGCAGCCCGGGAGGCCCGGTGGAGGTCACTTTCCTCGTCGACGGGACGCGTGCGGGGACTGCGCGTGCCACCCTCTCGCCGGCAGGGAGGGCGGATGTCGCGTTCCCGTGGGATGCAGCGGAGGGAGTGCACACAATCGCCCTCGAGGCAACGGCACCCGGCGCGGCCCCGGCGTACGCGCAGAAGACGGTGAAGGTCGGGACACCCGCGGACCTCGCCGTCTCCCTCGGCCAGCCGGTGCGCAGGGAGAATGCGGCGGCAGCCCGTCCAACCTCGCCCTTCCCCGTCACCGCGCTCGCCGGCGGGGCAGCAATCGGACTATGGCTCTGCACCCGGCGCGGACGCCCTGTCCCACTCCTCGTCGCGGTCGCGACCGTGGCAGTCCTCGTCCCCGTGCCGGCAGCGTGGGCCGCACCGGCGGGCGGAAGCCCGCTCGTCGAGTACATCCTCCCTGTCGAGATCAGGAACACAGGGGGGAGTGATTCCCCACCGTTCTCGGTCACTGTCACCCTCGACGGGGAGAGGGTCGCGAAGTGGACGGTCGCCGGGATCCCGTCGGGAGGCACGGTGCGGGAGGCGATTACGATCCACGCGGTCCCGGGCCGGCATTCACTCGTGGTGATCGCCGACGAGGAGGAGCGCGTCGCAGAGAGGAACAGGGAGAACAACAGGATCGAAGGGACGTATGAATTCCCGTGA
- a CDS encoding ABC transporter permease, whose protein sequence is MISRIPEFIRLASRQISRRKLRVALTVAGIAVGVAALVGTVALGEGIRAQAVAAIRAQADLTLLEAVPGVEGNVVQLVTPTRASAVGAIPGVSASAPLVRGTFSTRGQTYVQVVGLPPEALGPVLLARYQKGNGFSNSSDGVVLGASLARKLQRYEGVRLGDPLVLVKRTYDAAGRPSDKEFRVVPVGIMEERGDGFDEALLMDLSLAVALGGEESGYSGVLVRTDGFERVFSVAEGVRALGLSPRGPFEQVEAVNRLMDTGVAFLSLFAGLSLLVGGLMIASTMITSVYERTREIGIAMAVGASGEDIMGMFLVECALIGCIGGLCGDLLGIAFAFAMNTVGGPFIASRFGDAFAGLLDREIALVTWPLLAWGLALAVVLSLVAGLYPAWKASRLNPVDAIRSGR, encoded by the coding sequence GTGATCTCCCGGATCCCCGAGTTCATCCGGCTCGCGTCCCGCCAAATCTCGCGCCGGAAGCTCCGCGTTGCCCTCACGGTTGCAGGCATCGCCGTGGGGGTCGCGGCACTCGTGGGGACTGTCGCGCTCGGCGAGGGGATACGGGCGCAGGCGGTCGCGGCGATCAGGGCGCAGGCAGATCTCACCCTCCTTGAGGCCGTCCCGGGAGTGGAGGGGAACGTCGTGCAGCTCGTCACGCCCACGAGGGCATCGGCCGTCGGGGCCATCCCCGGCGTCTCAGCCTCTGCCCCGCTCGTCAGGGGTACTTTCTCGACGAGGGGGCAGACGTACGTGCAGGTCGTGGGACTGCCCCCGGAAGCGCTCGGACCGGTCCTCCTCGCCCGGTACCAGAAAGGGAATGGTTTTTCCAATTCCTCCGACGGTGTCGTCCTCGGTGCATCGCTCGCCCGCAAACTCCAGCGGTACGAGGGTGTGCGCCTCGGCGATCCCCTCGTCCTCGTCAAGAGGACGTACGACGCGGCGGGCCGCCCGTCCGACAAGGAGTTCCGCGTCGTCCCGGTCGGGATAATGGAGGAACGTGGTGACGGGTTCGACGAGGCCCTCCTCATGGACCTCTCGCTCGCCGTTGCGCTCGGGGGAGAAGAGAGCGGGTACAGCGGTGTCCTCGTGAGGACGGATGGTTTCGAGCGCGTGTTTTCGGTCGCAGAGGGCGTCCGGGCACTTGGCCTTTCGCCCCGCGGCCCGTTCGAGCAGGTAGAGGCAGTCAACCGCCTGATGGACACGGGTGTCGCTTTCCTCTCGCTCTTCGCGGGGCTCTCCCTCCTCGTCGGGGGACTGATGATCGCGAGCACGATGATCACGTCCGTCTACGAGAGGACGAGGGAGATAGGAATCGCGATGGCGGTCGGGGCATCAGGGGAGGACATCATGGGGATGTTCCTCGTGGAATGCGCGCTCATCGGCTGCATCGGGGGACTCTGCGGTGACCTGCTCGGTATCGCCTTTGCATTCGCGATGAACACGGTCGGCGGTCCGTTCATCGCGTCGCGGTTCGGCGACGCGTTCGCCGGGCTCCTCGACAGGGAGATCGCACTCGTGACGTGGCCCCTCCTCGCGTGGGGCCTTGCCCTCGCCGTGGTCCTCTCCCTCGTCGCGGGCCTTTACCCCGCGTGGAAGGCGTCCCGTCTCAATCCCGTGGATGCAATCCGGTCGGGGAGGTAG
- a CDS encoding ABC transporter permease, protein MKDIIYYFERDMLRWVRGRISVVSALIMPAAWLVFVGLALPTTFSEHYIDFITPGILVLTMLGASLQGGSLLIFDKILGFLNKFLALPSSRESILLGKILFITTRGLIQATVILVLAWVLGASLLSPAGILLSYGILALFGILLSAFSTTIALYLSDHDSYAAFNAMVSMPLFFTSSALMPYDVMPPWLSMLAYWNPVSFAIDAIRSLQGGAIAWTRIGALALLAVLVVGFCIHKFRTITI, encoded by the coding sequence ATGAAGGATATCATCTACTACTTCGAGCGCGACATGCTCCGGTGGGTGAGGGGAAGGATCTCGGTCGTCTCTGCACTCATCATGCCCGCTGCCTGGCTCGTCTTCGTCGGCCTCGCGCTCCCGACGACTTTCTCCGAGCATTACATCGACTTCATCACCCCCGGGATACTCGTCCTCACGATGCTCGGCGCTTCCCTTCAGGGGGGCTCGCTCCTCATCTTCGACAAGATCCTCGGGTTCCTCAACAAGTTCCTCGCGCTCCCCTCGTCCCGCGAGAGCATCCTCCTCGGGAAGATCCTCTTCATCACCACCCGCGGGCTCATCCAGGCGACGGTCATCCTCGTGCTCGCGTGGGTGCTCGGCGCTTCCCTCCTCTCCCCCGCGGGAATCCTCCTCTCGTACGGTATCCTCGCGCTCTTCGGGATACTCCTCTCCGCGTTCTCGACGACGATCGCGCTCTACCTCTCTGACCACGACTCCTACGCCGCGTTCAACGCGATGGTGAGCATGCCCCTCTTCTTCACGAGCAGTGCGCTCATGCCCTACGACGTCATGCCCCCGTGGCTCTCGATGCTCGCGTACTGGAACCCCGTGAGCTTCGCGATCGACGCGATCCGGTCTCTCCAAGGGGGGGCGATTGCATGGACGCGCATCGGCGCGCTCGCTCTCCTCGCCGTCCTCGTCGTCGGGTTCTGCATCCACAAGTTCCGCACCATCACCATATGA
- a CDS encoding transposase, which yields MHPPLVGDRKDPKWFLLERVLELITSRPAQQVFARNEIEPIPATLDAIAIVLTAMFFSCDCSFVIQELVNRRRLRKFLDIRTIPTVDSVYKTLSRFDETQFISLVNGILNSCCTRRRRRGWNTFIVDATAITLDLNWFRKKYTKKQLENRDYAWGYCPTHGHYIGYKLTLALDAHSLRPVCFLLHPGSPHDSTIFREIVSELKRRRIVRIGDTVVFDKGYDAYDNYVEGIFAFSIVPMIFTKKNFSLSKLLRKLNFPLWIFGRSDTKQLFQRYTSLARRLVMYLRDEIQLVEKRSLIEDVFKMAKNAFGLKRIHKYTTRSVKKTVCLNVLLLGLVISLGFGDKIQLQRLAEW from the coding sequence ATGCATCCCCCTCTGGTAGGGGATCGCAAGGACCCAAAATGGTTTCTCCTCGAACGAGTCCTGGAACTCATCACCAGTCGTCCCGCCCAACAGGTATTTGCGAGAAATGAGATTGAGCCCATTCCCGCAACTTTAGATGCAATCGCGATTGTTCTCACCGCGATGTTCTTCTCTTGTGATTGTTCCTTTGTCATCCAGGAATTGGTAAATCGCAGGAGACTCCGTAAATTCCTGGACATTCGCACGATTCCCACGGTCGATTCAGTCTATAAAACACTGAGCAGGTTCGATGAAACCCAGTTCATCTCCCTCGTGAACGGGATCCTCAATTCCTGTTGCACGAGGAGGAGGAGACGAGGGTGGAACACGTTTATCGTGGATGCAACCGCGATTACCCTCGATTTGAACTGGTTCAGGAAAAAGTATACGAAGAAACAGCTGGAGAATAGGGACTACGCGTGGGGGTATTGTCCCACCCACGGCCACTATATCGGCTACAAACTCACTCTCGCACTCGATGCACATTCCCTGCGGCCGGTCTGTTTCCTGCTCCATCCGGGATCTCCCCACGACTCCACCATTTTCCGGGAGATCGTGAGTGAATTGAAAAGGCGCAGAATCGTTCGGATTGGAGATACAGTCGTTTTCGACAAGGGATACGACGCGTACGATAACTACGTGGAGGGAATCTTCGCGTTCAGCATCGTCCCGATGATTTTTACAAAGAAGAACTTTTCATTGTCCAAACTGCTCAGGAAACTCAATTTTCCCCTCTGGATTTTCGGGAGGTCTGATACGAAACAGCTCTTCCAGAGATACACTTCCCTGGCACGCCGGTTGGTGATGTACCTCCGCGACGAGATCCAACTCGTGGAGAAGAGATCCCTCATCGAGGATGTCTTTAAAATGGCGAAAAATGCATTCGGTTTGAAGAGGATCCACAAGTATACGACGCGATCTGTGAAAAAGACGGTCTGCCTGAATGTACTTTTACTCGGACTCGTAATTTCTCTGGGATTTGGAGATAAGATTCAATTACAACGGTTGGCTGAATGGTGA
- a CDS encoding DUF3344 domain-containing protein — MEKSSFPRALAAATIIVVACIVPSWADPYLGGIPLETVKGGLVTGGVYTGSEFPMATTGTATFVLPDHTAVLWARLYVVVYCGHMQKNYPVQADIEFNGGKGSTRLATEILSTPYSFPGEGGVGPVRISDHANRVTSDYLLWYDVADRIHGKNIVVRVKTSRPPGYTGPFDGRVKAIVLVAAYDDGDQDEVHYWVNQGHDTDSELSEENLGESYVGETTFPTGVLKEECEKAELSVVYLASSNAEYSFCGDTLPGGRPQSPYAGVDRHDVTESIRKGRDSDLTYDNTARFFKIILAVLSARIPGDETGTLSVTSDPPGARIIIDGEEKGERTNATIPGIPAGNHVVEVRREGYLAPGLRAVLVAAGETAALHFSLRPGEAGTGTAGVPGNGTLADGVDHPLSAGQRSGYRGSELALYRSGTHRGTIFLSASGEYTGMIPSGTEWTFPPLDPLPAGGEIVHPRLYLYTTWSHETGTRKGVPARPVVTWNGRVLAPDAVYTDSKGEGTYDYPVQTFAFDLGGIAGPGEVGVVAVRNGGEEGREFAAYGVVLVALVGNPRAPEVSYWICEGADIVFAEQRSGIAGDEAVTTARFPGEVDAARVDHARLVLVSTAASGEGDDRNAARFNTGEWENPLSGGSSGISIADLDVTQWVRERDNTAEVASIPVRDRGDYMENRNAVLIVTYGDRAVSTRSGDAYARDNVPPPHGARTSQNLSRAGERHGFLGTLIEGVFSAIFTLLGVPHPAGGGIQPGPRGPPPAAPEPEGIVLEEGLGGGGDTHPRTEPGAPGAAGEPRGGDGEDSSPGGRGTGEGTGSGLETPGDLVPGGEEKRATGGIYVTSYPRGATVSIDGRRVLARTPVVANWLKTGMHTVRVELEEATFSPESRQVWVSAGEITPVQFSTGGTFSRTITFNSSDFAGALLSVNGIGPLLPLPARVTVEGHTPFVTAISDGKFYSVPVPPSVPDGSFFTLARAGEASGAIMVTSSPPGARIVVDGFSTGTCTPAVVGNLSPGQHRVTVSLPGFVPAGKVVTLVDFPREPVDMTVDFVLQPYPWGNLTIESHPQGARVYVFGKDTGKETPARFDFLQIGTVKGKLRWEDAEKEFEGEVLPGRDVVIRVQGPAGMTPPAPRRN, encoded by the coding sequence ATGGAAAAAAGTTCGTTCCCGCGCGCACTCGCCGCCGCGACCATCATCGTGGTGGCCTGCATCGTCCCGTCGTGGGCAGATCCCTACCTGGGTGGGATCCCACTCGAGACAGTGAAGGGAGGACTGGTGACGGGAGGGGTGTATACCGGGAGCGAGTTTCCCATGGCAACGACAGGGACGGCAACGTTCGTCCTCCCGGATCACACCGCCGTGCTGTGGGCGCGCCTCTACGTCGTCGTCTACTGCGGGCACATGCAGAAGAACTATCCGGTGCAGGCAGATATCGAATTCAATGGGGGGAAGGGCTCCACGAGGCTTGCCACGGAGATCCTCAGCACTCCCTACTCATTCCCGGGGGAGGGGGGGGTCGGCCCCGTCCGGATCAGCGATCACGCAAACCGCGTCACGAGCGACTACCTCCTGTGGTACGACGTCGCGGACCGGATACACGGGAAGAATATTGTGGTCAGGGTCAAAACGTCGCGGCCACCGGGGTACACCGGTCCTTTCGATGGAAGGGTGAAGGCAATCGTCCTCGTTGCCGCGTACGACGACGGGGACCAGGATGAAGTGCACTACTGGGTCAATCAGGGTCACGATACGGACAGTGAACTCTCGGAGGAGAACCTCGGCGAATCGTACGTCGGGGAGACGACCTTTCCCACGGGGGTCCTCAAAGAAGAGTGTGAAAAGGCCGAGCTTTCCGTCGTTTACCTCGCGAGCAGCAACGCGGAGTACAGTTTCTGCGGAGATACCCTTCCGGGCGGGAGACCCCAGAGTCCCTACGCGGGAGTGGACCGGCACGACGTCACCGAGAGTATCCGGAAGGGGAGGGACTCGGACCTGACGTACGACAATACCGCGAGGTTTTTCAAGATCATCCTCGCAGTCCTCTCTGCAAGGATTCCCGGGGACGAGACAGGGACTCTTTCGGTGACGTCCGACCCGCCGGGCGCGCGGATCATCATCGACGGGGAAGAAAAGGGGGAAAGGACGAACGCGACGATTCCGGGAATCCCCGCGGGAAACCACGTCGTGGAGGTGAGAAGGGAAGGGTACCTCGCGCCCGGCCTGCGGGCCGTCCTCGTGGCGGCAGGTGAAACGGCGGCGCTCCATTTCTCCCTCCGCCCGGGAGAAGCCGGGACGGGAACCGCAGGTGTTCCGGGAAACGGGACACTCGCCGATGGGGTGGACCATCCCCTGTCCGCCGGGCAGCGTTCCGGGTACAGGGGATCGGAGCTCGCCCTTTACCGTTCGGGAACCCACCGCGGGACGATCTTCCTCTCGGCCTCGGGGGAATATACCGGGATGATCCCCTCCGGCACGGAGTGGACATTCCCCCCCCTCGACCCGTTACCTGCCGGCGGGGAGATCGTCCACCCGAGGCTCTACCTCTACACGACGTGGAGCCACGAGACGGGGACGAGAAAGGGTGTCCCCGCTCGCCCTGTGGTCACGTGGAACGGGCGTGTGCTCGCGCCTGATGCCGTCTACACGGATTCGAAAGGCGAGGGCACGTACGACTATCCTGTCCAGACCTTCGCCTTCGACCTCGGGGGGATCGCCGGCCCCGGCGAGGTGGGGGTCGTCGCCGTCAGGAACGGCGGTGAAGAGGGCAGGGAATTTGCAGCGTACGGTGTCGTCCTCGTCGCGCTCGTCGGGAACCCGCGGGCGCCGGAAGTCTCGTACTGGATCTGCGAGGGTGCTGACATCGTCTTCGCCGAACAAAGATCGGGGATCGCGGGGGACGAAGCGGTCACCACTGCCCGTTTCCCCGGCGAAGTGGACGCCGCGCGGGTCGACCACGCGCGCCTCGTCCTCGTGAGTACCGCGGCATCCGGCGAGGGGGATGACCGGAACGCGGCCCGTTTCAACACGGGGGAGTGGGAAAACCCTCTCTCGGGAGGGTCCTCGGGGATCAGTATCGCCGATCTCGACGTCACGCAGTGGGTGAGAGAGAGGGACAATACCGCGGAGGTCGCGAGTATCCCCGTGAGAGACAGGGGAGACTACATGGAGAACAGGAATGCGGTCCTCATCGTCACGTACGGGGATAGGGCCGTTTCAACCCGCAGTGGGGACGCGTACGCAAGAGACAACGTGCCTCCTCCCCACGGGGCGAGGACCTCCCAGAACCTTTCCCGGGCAGGGGAACGGCATGGGTTCCTCGGAACCCTCATCGAGGGTGTCTTCTCGGCCATCTTCACGCTCCTTGGAGTCCCTCACCCAGCAGGAGGAGGAATCCAACCCGGGCCCCGCGGACCTCCTCCGGCTGCCCCGGAGCCCGAAGGAATCGTTCTCGAGGAGGGACTTGGCGGGGGAGGGGACACTCACCCCCGCACCGAACCGGGCGCTCCGGGTGCTGCAGGCGAACCCCGGGGAGGAGACGGGGAGGACTCGAGCCCCGGCGGGCGAGGGACAGGTGAAGGCACGGGAAGCGGGCTGGAAACACCCGGAGACCTGGTCCCCGGCGGGGAAGAGAAGCGCGCGACGGGGGGTATCTACGTCACGTCGTACCCGCGTGGCGCGACCGTCTCCATCGACGGGAGGAGAGTCCTCGCAAGGACGCCCGTGGTGGCGAACTGGCTGAAAACCGGGATGCACACCGTCCGCGTTGAGCTCGAGGAGGCGACTTTCTCCCCCGAGAGCAGGCAGGTATGGGTCAGCGCCGGCGAGATCACGCCCGTCCAGTTCTCGACCGGTGGAACGTTCTCCCGGACCATCACGTTCAATTCTTCGGACTTCGCAGGTGCCCTCCTCTCGGTCAACGGGATAGGTCCCCTCCTCCCCCTCCCCGCGAGGGTCACGGTCGAGGGGCACACGCCATTCGTGACGGCTATCTCCGACGGGAAATTTTACTCCGTACCGGTCCCCCCCTCGGTCCCGGACGGTTCATTCTTCACTCTCGCGCGGGCGGGCGAGGCATCCGGCGCGATCATGGTCACCTCGTCTCCCCCCGGCGCCCGCATCGTGGTCGACGGTTTTTCCACGGGCACGTGCACGCCCGCGGTGGTGGGCAACCTCTCTCCCGGCCAGCACCGCGTGACGGTCTCCCTCCCCGGGTTCGTCCCGGCCGGGAAAGTCGTGACGCTCGTCGACTTCCCCCGCGAACCGGTCGACATGACAGTCGACTTCGTCCTCCAGCCTTACCCGTGGGGGAACCTGACGATAGAGAGTCACCCGCAGGGAGCCCGGGTATACGTATTCGGGAAGGACACGGGCAAGGAGACCCCGGCCCGCTTCGACTTCCTCCAGATCGGCACGGTGAAGGGGAAACTCCGCTGGGAGGATGCCGAGAAGGAGTTCGAGGGGGAGGTCCTCCCCGGGAGGGATGTCGTGATCCGCGTGCAGGGTCCGGCCGGGATGACACCCCCCGCCCCGCGGAGGAACTGA
- a CDS encoding DUF3344 domain-containing protein, with protein MNSREILLFLLLLLLAPPCAIPVAASYAGDRPLTLVFRDTFPGGFAFSQGDGGYSGSIGPGEAYMASVSRSIPGGALVRFERLYVYWTWSRIDSEAAYPTMEVRMGGRGGVPLTLSARYADSKGFASRNDFFSGTDSYILPVRVSGNFTVCIVNTAGDGRTFAVQGIALLTVYEEPSGEQTALWVAEGADLLYRSYGIPPALATTRVDFPGRVDIPRVRSARLLLVAPSAGFSREDVPEMNILMLNTPGRGDLPPLFRHVVRILFPRYGGRSWSDVFVADEERQVGTAQLEVRQYLKYSDNHVEVRDNGDYLMLSNAVLSVTYGEGEG; from the coding sequence ATGAATTCCCGTGAAATACTCCTCTTTCTCCTCCTGCTCCTCCTCGCTCCGCCCTGCGCCATCCCCGTCGCAGCGAGCTACGCAGGCGATCGGCCGCTCACCCTCGTCTTCCGCGACACGTTTCCGGGAGGCTTTGCGTTCTCGCAGGGGGACGGGGGGTACAGCGGGTCCATCGGGCCCGGAGAGGCGTACATGGCCTCCGTCTCCCGCTCCATCCCGGGTGGTGCCCTTGTGCGGTTCGAGCGCCTCTACGTGTACTGGACGTGGAGCAGGATCGACAGCGAAGCCGCGTACCCCACGATGGAAGTCCGGATGGGGGGGAGGGGAGGTGTCCCGCTCACCCTCTCCGCGCGGTACGCCGATTCGAAGGGATTCGCGAGCAGGAACGATTTCTTCTCCGGCACGGACAGTTATATCCTGCCAGTGCGGGTTTCCGGTAATTTCACCGTGTGCATCGTGAACACCGCGGGGGACGGGAGGACGTTTGCGGTGCAGGGGATCGCACTCCTCACGGTGTACGAAGAGCCATCCGGGGAGCAGACTGCCCTCTGGGTCGCGGAGGGGGCCGACCTCCTCTACAGGAGCTACGGGATTCCGCCCGCGCTCGCGACCACGAGGGTGGACTTCCCCGGGAGGGTGGATATCCCACGAGTCCGATCCGCACGCCTCCTCCTCGTCGCGCCGTCCGCGGGGTTTTCCCGCGAGGATGTCCCCGAGATGAACATTCTCATGCTGAACACGCCGGGCCGCGGCGATCTTCCCCCCCTTTTTAGACACGTGGTGCGAATCCTCTTCCCCCGGTACGGCGGCCGGTCGTGGAGCGATGTCTTCGTGGCAGACGAGGAGCGCCAGGTCGGAACCGCGCAGCTCGAGGTCAGGCAGTACCTCAAGTACTCAGACAATCACGTGGAGGTCCGGGACAACGGTGATTACCTCATGCTCTCAAACGCGGTCCTCTCGGTGACGTACGGGGAGGGGGAGGGATGA
- a CDS encoding ABC transporter ATP-binding protein — MTPPVVEARSLSRSYPGGIEALRGVSLAVEEGEFVAVVGRSGSGKSTLLNIIGGLDAPTAGSVLIRGRPLDFSDRRALVAHRRGMVGFVFQQYNLIPTLTALENVEFPLVFSGVPPVERRRRAGELLAIVGLSGRASHYPDQLSGGEQQRVAIARALVSGAPLLLADEPTGNLDSSTSEEIFSLLRRLNLEEGVSVILVTHEREFMPYADRGVELRDGRVVA; from the coding sequence ATGACACCCCCCGTCGTCGAGGCCCGCTCCCTCTCCCGCTCTTACCCCGGCGGGATAGAGGCGCTGCGCGGTGTCAGTCTTGCGGTGGAAGAGGGCGAATTCGTCGCGGTCGTGGGGAGGAGCGGGAGTGGAAAGAGCACACTCCTAAATATCATCGGCGGGCTCGATGCACCGACTGCCGGATCTGTCCTCATCAGGGGACGACCTCTCGATTTCTCTGACAGGAGGGCCCTCGTCGCGCACAGGAGGGGGATGGTCGGGTTCGTCTTCCAGCAGTATAACCTCATCCCCACGCTCACGGCCCTTGAGAACGTCGAGTTCCCCCTCGTATTCTCCGGAGTTCCACCCGTGGAGAGGCGGAGGAGGGCAGGAGAGCTCCTCGCCATTGTGGGGCTCTCCGGGAGGGCGTCCCATTACCCGGACCAGCTCTCCGGTGGCGAGCAGCAGAGGGTGGCGATCGCCCGTGCCCTCGTCTCCGGCGCACCCCTCCTCCTCGCCGACGAGCCGACGGGGAACCTCGACTCATCGACGAGCGAGGAAATTTTCTCGCTCCTCCGCCGCCTGAATCTCGAGGAGGGGGTATCGGTAATCCTCGTGACACACGAGCGCGAGTTCATGCCGTACGCAGACAGGGGCGTCGAGCTCCGGGACGGGAGGGTGGTCGCGTGA
- a CDS encoding ATP-binding cassette domain-containing protein, producing the protein MVPIETSGLTKYYGDLCAVDDLDLSVGNEIFGLLGPNGSGKTTTVLMLTTLLEPTRGHARVCGYDVREEAREVRRQISYVPQEMAVDIKLTGRENVALFAKLYGISRRDEAIDRVLEMMDLSERADDLVKTYSGGMRRRLELAQALVHEPKVLFLDEPTIGLDVAARRKIWEHIKALRSRGMTIFVTTHYMDEADASCDRVAILDRGRVVAVDSPPSLRARIGKGIISARVTGRVAGDPPPGIEILGEREGGEVVFSTDHGSEKLPELFRWLEGRGHKVHSLSLREPTLDDVFLALVGTREDGYGFDDHRFRTILRRR; encoded by the coding sequence ATGGTTCCCATCGAGACTTCAGGGCTCACGAAGTACTATGGGGATCTCTGCGCCGTCGACGACCTCGACCTCTCCGTGGGAAACGAGATATTCGGGCTCCTCGGACCGAACGGGAGCGGGAAGACGACCACGGTACTCATGCTGACGACGCTTCTAGAGCCCACGCGCGGGCACGCACGGGTGTGCGGGTACGACGTGCGGGAAGAGGCGCGGGAGGTCCGGAGACAGATAAGCTACGTCCCCCAGGAGATGGCTGTCGACATCAAGCTGACCGGCAGGGAGAATGTCGCCCTCTTCGCGAAGCTCTACGGGATTTCGCGTCGTGACGAGGCGATCGACAGGGTCCTCGAGATGATGGACCTCTCGGAGCGGGCAGACGACCTCGTCAAGACGTACTCCGGCGGCATGCGCCGCCGCCTCGAGCTCGCCCAGGCGCTCGTCCACGAGCCCAAGGTCCTCTTCCTCGACGAGCCCACGATAGGACTGGACGTCGCGGCGAGGAGAAAGATCTGGGAGCATATCAAGGCACTCAGGTCACGGGGGATGACGATCTTCGTGACGACGCACTACATGGACGAGGCCGATGCATCCTGCGACCGCGTTGCGATCCTCGACCGCGGCCGGGTCGTCGCCGTGGACTCGCCTCCCTCACTCCGGGCCCGCATCGGGAAAGGCATCATAAGCGCGCGGGTCACGGGGAGAGTCGCGGGGGATCCCCCCCCGGGGATAGAGATCCTCGGGGAGAGGGAGGGTGGCGAGGTCGTCTTCTCCACGGACCACGGGTCGGAGAAACTCCCCGAGCTCTTCCGGTGGCTCGAGGGCCGGGGGCACAAGGTCCACTCGCTCAGCCTCCGCGAGCCCACGCTCGATGACGTTTTCCTCGCCCTCGTGGGGACGCGGGAGGACGGCTACGGCTTCGACGACCACCGCTTCAGGACGATTCTGCGGAGGAGATGA